Proteins encoded by one window of Mariniplasma anaerobium:
- a CDS encoding SulP family inorganic anion transporter has product MSRLKPKLFSVMKTYTKAQFLKDIIAGSIVAIIALPLSIALAIASGASPESGLYAAIIGGFIISFLGGSRVQIGGPTGAFMVIVFGIITEFGMDGLIIAMIMAGIIMIFLGLLKMGTMIKFIPYPIITGFTSGIAFVIFSSQINDFLGLGISQVPSDFIDRWKSYALNFLKIDLMTFLIGALTLIIIIFWPKVSKKIPGTLIALIIASLLVGLFDLNVATIGTKFGTLSSSFPKFQMPTITFDLIKLLIAPAFVIAFLASVESLLSAVVSDGMIGSKHQSNMELIAQGAANIGSAFFGGIPVTGALARTVANIKNGGRTPIAGITHSIVLLIILVSLMPLVQHVPLTSLAAILFIVAYNMSEWREFKGLLKSPKSDVAILLTTFVLTITVDLVVALEIGLVMSMFLFMKRMSDVSDISIKNLDFTETNHADGEKAYTNESKKYPSLDGVKMYQINGPFFFGAAFKYIEAINQLDTKIEYLIIGMKHVPAIDATALHSFHISLQTCKSKHITVLITGLRSQPYQTLLKANMIEKIGEDHIFKTIEEAVQMIKNNRETK; this is encoded by the coding sequence ATGTCTAGATTAAAGCCTAAACTGTTTTCTGTGATGAAGACATATACAAAGGCACAGTTTTTAAAAGATATCATTGCAGGAAGTATAGTAGCTATCATAGCGCTTCCTTTGTCTATTGCTTTAGCTATCGCTTCAGGCGCTTCTCCAGAATCAGGATTATATGCGGCAATTATAGGTGGATTTATTATTTCCTTTCTTGGTGGAAGTAGAGTTCAAATTGGTGGTCCAACTGGAGCATTTATGGTCATCGTATTTGGAATTATTACCGAGTTTGGTATGGATGGATTGATTATTGCTATGATTATGGCAGGAATTATAATGATTTTTTTAGGGTTGCTTAAAATGGGAACTATGATCAAATTTATTCCTTACCCTATCATAACTGGATTTACAAGCGGAATAGCTTTTGTCATTTTCTCTTCACAAATTAATGATTTTTTAGGTCTTGGTATCTCTCAAGTCCCTTCAGATTTTATAGATAGATGGAAATCCTATGCTCTAAATTTTTTAAAAATTGATTTAATGACATTTTTGATTGGTGCACTTACACTGATTATTATTATATTTTGGCCAAAAGTTAGCAAGAAAATTCCTGGTACTTTAATAGCATTGATCATAGCTTCATTACTAGTTGGATTATTTGATTTAAATGTTGCAACAATAGGAACTAAATTTGGAACACTTTCTTCAAGTTTTCCAAAGTTTCAAATGCCAACCATAACTTTTGATTTAATCAAGTTACTTATAGCACCAGCATTTGTTATTGCATTTTTAGCCTCAGTTGAGTCGTTGTTATCTGCAGTTGTATCAGATGGTATGATTGGAAGTAAACATCAATCTAATATGGAATTGATTGCACAAGGTGCAGCAAATATTGGATCTGCATTTTTTGGAGGTATTCCAGTAACAGGTGCACTTGCTAGAACAGTAGCAAACATTAAAAATGGTGGTAGGACTCCAATTGCTGGCATTACACATTCTATTGTTCTATTAATCATATTAGTATCTTTAATGCCACTGGTACAACATGTACCATTGACATCTCTTGCGGCTATATTATTCATTGTTGCTTATAATATGAGTGAGTGGAGAGAGTTTAAAGGACTTTTAAAGTCACCAAAAAGTGATGTTGCGATTTTATTAACAACTTTTGTTTTAACTATAACTGTTGATTTAGTTGTTGCACTAGAGATAGGTTTAGTAATGTCTATGTTCTTATTTATGAAGCGTATGAGTGATGTATCAGATATTTCAATTAAGAATTTAGATTTTACAGAAACAAATCATGCAGATGGTGAAAAAGCTTATACAAATGAATCCAAAAAGTATCCTTCATTAGATGGTGTGAAAATGTATCAAATTAATGGTCCATTTTTCTTTGGAGCAGCATTTAAATATATTGAAGCAATTAATCAGCTTGATACAAAGATTGAATATCTTATTATAGGCATGAAGCATGTTCCTGCTATAGATGCAACAGCACTTCATTCATTTCATATATCTTTACAAACATGTAAATCAAAACATATTACTGTTTTGATTACTGGACTTAGATCGCAACCATATCAAACATTATTGAAAGCAAACATGATTGAAAAAATCGGAGAAGATCATATCTTTAAAACCATTGAAGAAGCTGTACAAATGATAAAAAATAATAGGGAAACTAAATAA
- a CDS encoding peptidylprolyl isomerase, with protein MEDITINKIYITLMILAITLTGCSATVDQEEEVIDFSQFPYETYLKNDNPVVTITVEDYGDMKLQLFPDLAKNTVDNFIKYIYQGSYEGSTFHRIIEDFMIQGGIVSNPNCQIQGEFSSNGIANDLSHQRGVISMARTSIKNSATSQFFIVHNDSVFLDGSYAGFGGLISGFDILDQLAGVSTNSSDGPLDDVVITSISIDLKGYEAGQVSCAS; from the coding sequence ATGGAGGATATTACAATTAATAAAATATATATAACGCTAATGATATTAGCGATAACCTTAACTGGATGTAGTGCAACTGTTGATCAAGAAGAAGAGGTGATTGATTTTTCACAATTTCCTTATGAGACTTACTTAAAAAATGATAATCCTGTTGTTACGATTACTGTAGAGGATTATGGAGATATGAAATTACAGCTTTTCCCTGATTTAGCAAAAAATACAGTAGATAATTTTATAAAATATATTTATCAAGGATCTTATGAGGGTAGTACTTTTCATAGAATTATAGAAGACTTTATGATTCAAGGTGGTATCGTGTCTAATCCAAACTGTCAAATACAAGGCGAGTTTTCATCAAATGGTATTGCAAATGATTTATCACATCAACGTGGTGTTATATCCATGGCAAGAACATCTATAAAAAATAGTGCAACTAGTCAATTTTTTATAGTTCACAATGATAGTGTCTTTTTAGATGGTAGTTATGCTGGATTTGGTGGTTTAATAAGCGGGTTTGATATATTAGATCAACTTGCTGGTGTTTCTACCAACTCAAGTGATGGCCCCTTAGATGATGTTGTGATTACCAGTATATCTATTGATTTAAAAGGATATGAAGCTGGCCAAGTAAGTTGTGCAAGTTAA
- a CDS encoding C39 family peptidase — protein sequence MRKVLFVLLLFAFIVSINGCLDQDRAYIDNQDSEENIEDPKDEEGEDIMDNTCQASELVSINQTHTLNADELWSHSMVCDNLKLENSMIKLDDNNFQGILETSDFHVESFAELVPTWNVVLDEKSTVTIFVAIGNHTGYSDYYAMALWRKTYKTSLEDQVDQYGRKTIDTITPKLIDINRIKFKVIFAKSDTDATALKNISITTIPKQSENHYDFSILQEKSILLEPRQQLSVPAIGNLICSPTSLSMVLNYYNHSESQSLVSSYVFDQGAQIYGNWSFNASYAGGFDDLYARVQYANDLSTLSSYINNDQPLVLSIRTQTKEELEGSIMAYPSGHLLVLTGFKLIDDTWYALVSDPAEYEDSKVNREYNLQDLLDAWRGYIYVVQTTPF from the coding sequence ATGAGAAAAGTGCTATTTGTGTTATTGCTTTTTGCTTTCATAGTATCTATAAATGGTTGTCTTGATCAAGACAGAGCATATATAGATAACCAAGACTCAGAAGAAAATATAGAAGATCCTAAAGATGAAGAAGGTGAAGATATTATGGATAACACTTGTCAAGCTAGTGAGTTAGTTTCAATAAACCAAACACATACACTTAATGCAGATGAACTTTGGAGTCATAGCATGGTTTGTGATAATTTAAAATTAGAAAATTCAATGATTAAATTAGATGATAATAACTTCCAAGGCATATTAGAAACTAGTGATTTTCATGTTGAATCTTTTGCTGAACTAGTTCCTACGTGGAATGTAGTTCTTGATGAGAAATCAACAGTAACAATATTCGTAGCTATTGGCAATCATACTGGTTACTCAGATTATTATGCAATGGCTTTATGGAGAAAGACTTATAAAACATCTTTAGAAGATCAAGTAGATCAATATGGCAGAAAAACAATTGATACAATAACACCTAAATTAATAGATATAAATCGAATTAAATTTAAAGTTATTTTTGCTAAAAGTGATACAGATGCTACAGCTTTAAAAAATATAAGTATCACAACTATTCCTAAACAAAGTGAGAATCATTATGATTTTAGTATTTTACAAGAAAAATCTATTTTATTAGAACCAAGACAGCAATTAAGTGTTCCAGCTATTGGAAATCTAATCTGCTCACCAACATCGTTGTCTATGGTATTAAATTACTACAATCATAGTGAGTCACAATCATTGGTTTCCAGTTATGTATTTGATCAAGGTGCACAAATTTATGGGAACTGGAGTTTTAATGCAAGTTATGCAGGTGGATTTGATGATTTATATGCACGTGTACAATATGCAAATGATTTATCAACACTAAGCTCATATATAAATAATGACCAGCCACTTGTATTATCCATAAGAACTCAAACTAAAGAAGAACTAGAAGGTAGTATTATGGCATATCCATCTGGACATTTACTTGTTTTAACGGGCTTCAAACTTATTGATGACACTTGGTATGCTTTAGTAAGTGATCCTGCTGAATATGAAGATTCGAAAGTTAATAGAGAGTATAATCTTCAAGATTTATTAGATGCTTGGCGTGGCTATATATATGTAGTGCAAACTACACCATTTTAA
- a CDS encoding alpha/beta hydrolase family protein, which produces MILLEVFIYVSSLSLIISLMIKKPIKPIYVIFLWGTSVLAIVLHLILQGSRWQFYLLYLALLLIGVLIYFSLIMNTTLKTFIRRTLMIISSVFIVISAISILVFPMYDLPIPSGNYLIGTESFVIDDQARLELYSQDPNDFRRTKIQIWYPADTIDGYEQAPWLEDGLVVARALSKDTGLPDFVLDHTVNILSNSYFNAPISTDLENYPIVILSHGWRGFRNLHTDYAEELASQGYIVVGIDHSYGSVATLFDDDDVAYLNLDALPDRQTTNDFIEYANQLVYTYASDITATLDYLEDINDIDSQSRFSGKLDLDKIGLLGHSTGGGADVAVALDDDRIAAVIGLDAWVESINENRINVGLDIPSMFLRSGSWETGENNANLLSLIEQSTYPSILYQIDGTTHYDFAMVYMYSPLVKTIGFSGSVESRYLVTILKSMITDFFDEALKDDANSQIDPNQWEEVRIINS; this is translated from the coding sequence ATGATTTTATTAGAAGTATTTATTTATGTCTCATCTTTATCATTGATTATAAGTTTGATGATTAAAAAACCAATAAAACCTATATATGTCATATTTTTATGGGGGACTTCAGTATTAGCTATTGTCTTGCATTTAATTTTACAAGGATCAAGATGGCAATTTTACTTGCTTTATCTTGCATTACTTCTAATAGGTGTTTTAATATATTTCAGTCTAATCATGAATACGACTTTAAAGACTTTCATAAGAAGAACACTAATGATTATTTCAAGTGTATTTATTGTTATTTCAGCTATTTCTATTTTAGTTTTCCCTATGTATGATTTACCTATACCTAGTGGTAATTATTTAATAGGAACTGAATCTTTTGTAATCGATGATCAAGCAAGATTAGAACTTTATAGTCAAGATCCAAATGATTTTAGAAGAACAAAAATTCAAATATGGTATCCAGCAGATACTATCGATGGATACGAACAAGCACCTTGGCTAGAAGATGGATTGGTTGTTGCTAGAGCACTTAGTAAGGATACAGGATTGCCTGACTTTGTACTAGATCACACTGTAAATATTTTGTCAAATTCATACTTTAATGCACCGATAAGTACTGATTTAGAGAATTATCCTATTGTTATCTTGTCACATGGATGGAGAGGCTTTAGAAATCTTCATACTGATTATGCAGAAGAGTTAGCAAGTCAAGGATATATTGTTGTCGGTATAGATCACTCTTATGGATCAGTTGCAACCTTATTTGATGACGATGATGTAGCCTATCTTAATTTAGATGCATTACCCGACAGACAAACAACAAATGATTTCATAGAGTATGCAAATCAATTAGTATATACATATGCTTCAGATATAACTGCCACTTTAGATTATTTAGAAGATATTAATGATATTGATAGTCAATCAAGATTTAGTGGAAAATTAGATTTAGATAAAATAGGTTTACTTGGTCATTCAACTGGTGGTGGAGCTGATGTTGCTGTTGCACTAGATGATGATAGAATTGCTGCTGTTATCGGACTTGATGCTTGGGTTGAATCTATTAATGAAAATAGAATTAATGTAGGTTTAGACATACCATCTATGTTTTTAAGAAGTGGTAGTTGGGAAACTGGAGAAAACAATGCAAATCTTTTATCCTTAATTGAGCAAAGCACTTATCCATCTATACTTTATCAAATAGATGGCACAACACATTATGATTTTGCGATGGTTTATATGTATTCACCACTTGTTAAAACAATTGGATTTTCTGGAAGTGTAGAAAGTAGATATCTTGTTACTATTTTAAAATCAATGATTACAGATTTTTTTGATGAGGCATTAAAAGATGATGCGAATAGTCAAATAGATCCTAATCAATGGGAAGAAGTAAGAATCATTAATAGCTAA
- a CDS encoding MFS transporter → MEKVIKKINNKFYYGWVIVLISNLTFFMSSPGQTYSISVFVNEYENVFSYSSTLISSTYSIATILSGALIIFMGRATDKYGARKMIMIAGAMLALSAFFSSFTSNIVMIFISFFLLRYFGQGSLTLLPNTLTPKWFEKNRTLAISLSAIGGLLGALLIPSFNLWLITQLGWENAWRIWSLILFFIFIPTVYIFAANRPEDHNIPMENQEDEDSQSVQSSLTKMNKNSFSLSEALKTKEFWIAGLISMIPAMFSTGMTFHFFNLMGLRGINNATAAMIIGLIAVPSFIIPFMAKPIIDKQPVKRILSTSLIMMILSMVILMLLITNVSQAIMFILFYGLAIAVQNITLNILWPNYFGLKYLGSIRGAATIFMVAGSALGPLPFGISFDLTGNYNIAILGMVIFTSITLILSFFMGTPKKQLVE, encoded by the coding sequence ATGGAAAAAGTCATTAAAAAAATAAATAATAAGTTTTATTATGGATGGGTGATTGTTCTCATCAGTAATCTTACTTTCTTTATGAGTTCACCTGGTCAAACATACTCCATTAGTGTATTTGTAAATGAATATGAAAATGTTTTTTCTTATTCTTCTACACTTATCTCATCTACTTATAGTATTGCTACTATTCTAAGTGGTGCTTTAATCATTTTTATGGGTAGAGCAACAGATAAGTATGGAGCAAGAAAAATGATTATGATAGCCGGAGCTATGTTAGCTTTATCGGCTTTTTTTAGTAGTTTTACTTCCAATATTGTTATGATTTTTATAAGTTTTTTCTTGTTAAGATATTTTGGACAAGGATCTCTAACATTATTACCTAACACATTGACACCTAAATGGTTTGAAAAAAATAGAACACTAGCAATTAGTCTTTCAGCTATTGGTGGATTATTAGGAGCATTATTAATTCCTTCATTTAATCTATGGTTAATCACTCAATTAGGTTGGGAAAACGCATGGAGAATCTGGAGTTTAATATTATTCTTTATTTTCATTCCAACTGTTTATATATTTGCAGCAAATAGACCAGAAGACCATAATATTCCCATGGAAAATCAGGAAGATGAAGATAGCCAAAGCGTACAAAGCAGCTTAACAAAGATGAATAAAAACAGTTTTTCTTTATCAGAAGCCCTCAAAACAAAAGAATTTTGGATTGCTGGTCTTATATCAATGATACCTGCTATGTTTTCAACAGGTATGACATTTCATTTTTTCAATTTAATGGGTTTAAGAGGCATCAATAATGCTACAGCAGCAATGATTATAGGATTAATCGCTGTCCCATCTTTTATTATTCCTTTTATGGCAAAACCAATTATTGATAAACAACCTGTAAAGCGCATCTTATCTACATCTCTAATCATGATGATTTTATCAATGGTAATCCTCATGCTTCTAATTACTAATGTTTCACAAGCTATTATGTTTATTTTATTTTACGGATTAGCAATTGCAGTTCAAAATATTACCCTTAACATACTTTGGCCAAACTATTTTGGTCTTAAATATTTAGGTAGTATTCGTGGTGCCGCTACTATATTCATGGTAGCTGGAAGTGCACTAGGTCCACTACCATTTGGAATATCTTTTGATTTAACTGGCAATTATAATATTGCGATATTAGGCATGGTTATTTTTACTAGTATAACTTTAATTCTTTCTTTTTTCATGGGTACACCTAAAAAACAATTAGTTGAATAA
- a CDS encoding MarR family winged helix-turn-helix transcriptional regulator, which produces MDRINFRVLEKFSKDIERGFRPEVGHKINRNEVELLFLVDEKPDMPFKEYGHILHLEKSSFTYLVDLLEAKDLAIKLDDEIDKRKKSIVLTEKGKKTVEMLEVQHHEFMQKRLSLFSKEEFESLKQAVEVIESLEKKLPRDPKHPKHRDHYND; this is translated from the coding sequence ATGGATCGTATAAATTTTAGAGTATTGGAAAAGTTTTCAAAAGATATTGAAAGAGGGTTTAGACCAGAGGTTGGGCATAAAATCAATAGAAATGAAGTTGAGTTGTTATTTCTAGTTGATGAAAAACCAGATATGCCGTTTAAAGAATATGGGCACATACTTCATCTAGAAAAAAGTTCATTTACGTATTTAGTTGATCTCTTAGAAGCTAAAGACTTAGCAATTAAATTAGATGATGAAATTGATAAGAGAAAAAAATCTATTGTGCTTACAGAAAAAGGCAAAAAAACTGTTGAAATGTTAGAAGTACAGCATCATGAATTTATGCAAAAAAGATTAAGTTTGTTTTCAAAAGAAGAATTTGAATCTTTAAAACAAGCAGTAGAGGTTATCGAATCTCTTGAAAAGAAATTACCAAGAGACCCAAAACATCCTAAACATAGAGATCATTACAATGATTAA
- a CDS encoding ferritin-like domain-containing protein, which translates to MKQFIIGTILLFSLLLLSGCETISEDSVVNTLSPMQETIDLSDEFIELDDDSYGSVSALDQTTFTIEEMLIYALQDEYAARAEYDYVLSTFDITRPFSNIIKSEETHISLLLPLFDTYNLSELEDTSDSHLISIGSVEEAFDIGVQAEILNIAMYNLFLEQDDLPDDVKEVFVKLRDASMNHLDAFEKNAAKS; encoded by the coding sequence ATGAAACAATTTATTATTGGCACAATCTTATTATTCAGCTTACTTCTATTAAGTGGCTGTGAAACTATATCAGAGGATTCTGTAGTTAATACACTATCTCCTATGCAAGAAACTATCGATTTATCAGATGAATTTATAGAACTAGATGATGATTCATATGGAAGTGTTAGCGCACTTGATCAAACAACATTTACAATTGAAGAAATGCTTATTTATGCACTTCAAGATGAATATGCTGCTCGTGCAGAATATGATTACGTATTATCAACATTTGATATTACTAGACCATTTAGCAATATTATTAAAAGTGAAGAAACACATATATCTTTATTACTTCCACTTTTTGATACTTATAACTTATCAGAATTAGAAGATACATCAGATAGTCATTTGATTTCAATTGGTAGTGTAGAAGAGGCATTTGATATCGGAGTTCAAGCTGAAATTCTTAATATCGCTATGTATAATTTATTTTTAGAACAAGATGATCTTCCAGATGATGTTAAAGAAGTTTTTGTTAAATTAAGAGATGCATCTATGAATCATCTTGATGCATTTGAAAAAAATGCAGCTAAATCATAG